A window of the Hevea brasiliensis isolate MT/VB/25A 57/8 chromosome 6, ASM3005281v1, whole genome shotgun sequence genome harbors these coding sequences:
- the LOC110666624 gene encoding high mobility group B protein 7, with the protein MLFRIIRLPLHCHSFYLYPILSVASVDYNKAQMARKRVEAESATATGTTTSMVRGKDGSAFGRCEECKKHVPVALISMHSCSLDARIKMNLEAQVVEKPAEVKKKTERKKATSTEPKAKKAKKEKKGNNPNKPKRPPTAFFIFMDEFRKAFKEANPDSKDVKKVAKEAGEKWKCMTDEEKKPYVSKAAELKAEYDKALEANNAEIEDDQDEGGSEKEGAEQEVQEVLDEE; encoded by the exons ATGCTCTTTCGTATTATTCGTCTTCCACTCCATTGCCATTCTTTCTATCTCTACCCAATTCTCTCTGTCGCCTCAGTTGATTACAACAAGGCACAAATGGCAAGGAAAAGAGTGGAGGCTGAATCTGCTACTGCTACTGGGACTACCACTTCCATGGTTCGCGGAAAGGATGGCAGTGCTTTTGGTAGATG TGAAGAGTGCAAGAAGCATGTTCCTGTGGCTCTTATCAGCATGCACAGCTGTAGCCTTGATGCTAGAATCAAGATGAACTTGG AGGCTCAAGTCGTGGAAAAGCCCGCTGAAGTTAAGAAGAAAACAGAAAG GAAAAAAGCAACATCAACAGAACCAAAGGCAaaaaaagctaagaaagagaagaAGGGCAACAATCCAAACAAGCCTAAACGTCCTCCCACTGCCTTCTTTATCTTCAT GGATGAATTTAGAAAAGCCTTCAAGGAAGCAAATCCAGACAGTAAGGATGTTAAAAAG GTTGCAAAGGAAGCAGGTGAAAAATGGAAGTGTATGACTGATGAA GAAAAGAAACCGTATGTGAGTAAGGCTGCTGAGCTTAAGGCTGAGTATGACAAAGCCTTGGAAGCTAACAATGCTGAAATTGAAGAT GATCAGGATGAAGGGGGTTCAGAGAAGGAAGGAGCTGAGCAGGAAGTACAAGAAGTGTTGGATGAAGAGTAG
- the LOC110666610 gene encoding DNA damage-repair/toleration protein DRT100-like: MQILWWVSKLFFLYSIFHVFSISLAQTTPLQTPVCSEADRAALLGFKARILQDTTQILSSWTGRDCCGGDWEGVQCNPATGRVTELALQGPERDSDHYMRGTLSPSLASLSFLEVMVISGMKHITGPIPESFSSLTHLTQMILEDNSLQGNIPPGFGHLSNLNTLSLNGNHLAGQIPPSLGNLRKLQILGLARNSLTGSIPTTFQNLLSLQTLELSFNLLSGSIPDILGQFQNLTLFDLSNNQLSGQLPNSIFNLSKLQDLSLDHNQLTGKLPNQISSLKSLTHLSLSSNRLTGQIPESISRLQNLWYINLSRNAFLDPLPAVQGRGLPSLLSIDLSYNNLSLGTIPNWILDKELSDVHLAGCKLRGSLPKFTKPGSLNSIDLSDNFFTGGISGFLTNMSNLQRLKLSTNQLKFDLLEIKLPGGISSVQLQTNQLSGSLSRILNNRTSSFLEVLDLSGNQISGTIPEFTEGLSMKVLNVGSNKVAGRIPSSISNLAELERLDISRNKIVGTIPTSLGLVSNLQWLDMSINELTGSIPSSLLGIKNLKHANFRANRLCGEIPQGRPYDIFPASAYAHNQCLCGKPLPPCRGKNYGKLGQ; the protein is encoded by the coding sequence ATGCAGATTCTTTGGTGGGTTTCCAAGCTTTTTTTCCTATATTCCATTTTTCATGTGTTTTCAATATCACTTGCTCAGACAACCCCACTACAGACGCCGGTTTGCTCAGAAGCAGATAGGGCAGCTCTTCTTGGGTTCAAAGCCAGAATCCTCCAGGACACTACACAGATTCTCTCTTCATGGACCGGGAGAGATTGCTGTGGAGGAGATTGGGAGGGTGTTCAGTGCAATCCTGCTACAGGGAGAGTAACTGAGTTGGCGTTGCAGGGGCCTGAGAGGGACAGCGACCATTACATGAGGGGCACACTGTCACCTTCTCTGGCTAGTTTGTCTTTCCTAGAGGTGATGGTGATAAGTGGTATGAAGCATATTACTGGTCCTATTCCAGAAAGCTTCTCGAGTTTGACTCACCTCACACAAATGATCCTGGAAGACAATTCTCTTCAAGGGAACATTCCTCCTGGCTTCGGCCATTTGTCCAACCTAAACACCCTCTCACTAAATGGAAACCATCTGGCGGGGCAGATTCCTCCAAGCCTGGGGAATTTGAGAAAGCTTCAAATATTGGGTTTGGCAAGAAATTCCTTAACAGGTTCTATCCCAACCACTTTCCAAAATCTTCTTAGTTTGCAAACTCTTGAGCTTAGTTTCAATTTGTTGTCTGGTTCGATTCCAGATATTCTGGGCCAGTTTCAAAACCTTaccctctttgatctttccaaTAACCAATTGTCAGGGCAGCTACCCAATTCCATATTCAACTTAAGCAAACTTCAGGACTTGTCCTTGGACCATAACCAGCTGACAGGAAAACTTCCAAACCAGATTAGTAGCCTCAAATCCCTTACCCATCTTTCACTGAGTTCCAACAGGCTTACAGGTCAAATTCCAGAGTCCATTTCAAGATTACAGAACCTCTGGTACATTAACTTATCTAGAAATGCATTCTTAGACCCTTTACCCGCTGTTCAAGGTAGGGGTCTTCCTTCTTTATTGTCAATAGACCTGTCTTACAACAATCTCAGTCTAGGGACAATTCCAAATTGGATCTTAGACAAGGAACTTTCAGATGTTCATCTAGCTGGCTGCAAACTTAGAGGAAGCCTTCCAAAATTTACAAAACCAGGTTCTTTGAACTCCATAGACCTCTCAGATAACTTTTTCACTGGTGGCATTTCGGGTTTCTTGACCAATATGTCTAATTTGCAAAGACTCAAGCTCTCTACTAACCAATTAAAGTTTGATCTTTTAGAGATCAAACTCCCAGGTGGGATTTCTTCTGTTCAGCTCCAAACAAATCAGCTTTCAGGGTCTCTCTCGAGGATCTTAAACAACAGGACAAGCAGCTTTTTGGAGGTTTTAGATTTATCAGGAAATCAAATTTCTGGCACGATTCCAGAATTCACCGAAGGATTAAGCATGAAGGTCCTCAACGTAGGAAGCAATAAGGTTGCAGGCCGCATCCCTAGTTCAATTTCAAACTTGGCTGAACTAGAAAGGTTAGATATCTCCAGGAACAAAATAGTGGGCACCATTCCAACAAGCCTGGGTCTCGTATCAAATCTTCAATGGCTTGATATGTCTATCAATGAGCTCACAGGGTCAATCCCAAGTAGCTTGTTGGGAATTAAAAATCTGAAACATGCAAATTTCAGAGCCAACAGACTTTGCGGAGAGATCCCACAAGGGAGGCCATATGATATCTTCCCTGCAAGTGCCTATGCTCACAACCAATGCCTATGTGGCAAACCTCTGCCACCATGTAGAGGAAAGAACTACGGGAAATTGGGCCAGTGA